In Methanomassiliicoccales archaeon, the DNA window ATGGATATCATCAAGGCCATCGGCCGCGGCTTCGCCCCTCAAAAGGCCTTCCGGCTCCTGGACGACGATGAGTACCTGGAGCTCATTGAGATCGATGACTACGTAGGCAAGACTAAAAATCAATTGGTGCGCGTCCGTGCCCGGGTTATCGGGGCCGGGGGCAAGACCCGCCGCATCATCGAGGACCTCGTTGGTGTCAACATATCGATCTACGGTGACACGGTCTGCATCATCGGCAACTCTGCGCAGATGCCAGTGGCACGTACCGCCGTGGACATGCTGTTGAGCGGAAGCGAGCATGCCACCGTATACCGTTATCTGGAAAGGAAACGGGCCACGCTGCGCATCACTGAGATGGGCTTCGATATCTGAGATCGAACGGTTCAGTTCCAAGCACTGCCGTTCTTCAGCAGGGCCACGAGGTTCCTGGGGAACATGCTCAGCTCAAGACCCAAAGGCTCCAGGCGGGTGGCCATCATCTTCGCTTCGGGCCCGGTAAAATCACCCTTCATTAGGAAGGCCGTCTCATCCTCGCTCAGCTCGCTGCAATGCACCATCCAATCCTTGACCTTGATGTTGGCCGGACATACATTCTGGCAGATCATACATCCCACTAGGGCGTTGTGCATTCCCGCAGATATGAATTCGGGGAACGGGGTATCGGCCGGCATCTCGTTGTGGAAGGTAATGCATCTCTCGGCATGCAACAGGAATCGATCGTCGGAGATGGCATTGGTGGGACACGCTTTCAGGCAAGCCCGGCACTCATCGCAGCGTTCCATGGCCTTCACGTCCCGCCAATCGTCTGGCAGCTCCCTGTTGGTGAAGAAGCTGGTCAGCCGATAGAAGCTGCCGAACTTGGGCACATAGGTGATGTTGTTGCGACCATACTCTACCAGACCTGTTCTGGCGGCCAGGGTCTTATGGGGCAGGATCGCCCTCATGAGGTGGACACCGTTCCCATCTCCCTTCTCCAGCAGATCGACGATCTCCTGGTCCATCTCCACTGCCTGGGCATAGGTTGGCGGGACGACGGTCCTTATTCTTCGCCCTTCCCAGTTGAAGGTGACCTCGCAGATGGGCTGTGGAACGGCGATAACGATGACGCTCTTGGCATCTGGGAACGATTCGGGCACGATGTATCTAAAACGGGCAAGGTACAGTTCGTAGAGCTTGGGGTCCAGTAGACCTTGATGATGGAAGATCTCCAGGTCCTTCCGCACCTCCGGGAGATGGGAGACGGAAAGAGACCTTGCGAGATATCCCTTCGCCTCTAGAAGCCTGAATATGTTCCCGTTCTCGGTCATGGGTCTGAACAGAGGGGTTCATGTGTCCCCAGACATTAAAACTCTTTTCCCCGTTAACAAACGATATTTTATTTATAGGGGAGAGGGTAGGGCGGCCCGCACATGAAGGAAGTACTCGAACAAGCGCTGAAGGCCCAGGACAAGGACCTTTGCGATCATTGTCTAGGGCGGCCGTTCGCCCACGTGGGCACCGGCACCACCAATGAGCGTCGCGGCGCCGAGCTTCGCCTCCTGATCAACGACAGGAGGGCCGAGGAGGGGTTGGCCCCCTACACACACCAGAGGTGCTGGTTGTGCGACGAGATTTTCGAGCAGGTGCCCCGCTTCGCTGAGGCGGTGGCCTTGAAACTTCAGGAGATCAAGTACGACAACTTCCTGGTCGGCACCAGGGTCGATCCAGTGGTCCAAGCTCGCGAGGAGGAGCTTTGGTCCCTGGTCGGTCAAGAGTTCGCCGAGCCCATAAAGTCCGAGCTGAACCGGGAGATCGGTAAGGCCGTCTTCGCCATCACCGATAAGGATGTGGACTTCAA includes these proteins:
- a CDS encoding 4Fe-4S double cluster binding domain-containing protein; translated protein: MTENGNIFRLLEAKGYLARSLSVSHLPEVRKDLEIFHHQGLLDPKLYELYLARFRYIVPESFPDAKSVIVIAVPQPICEVTFNWEGRRIRTVVPPTYAQAVEMDQEIVDLLEKGDGNGVHLMRAILPHKTLAARTGLVEYGRNNITYVPKFGSFYRLTSFFTNRELPDDWRDVKAMERCDECRACLKACPTNAISDDRFLLHAERCITFHNEMPADTPFPEFISAGMHNALVGCMICQNVCPANIKVKDWMVHCSELSEDETAFLMKGDFTGPEAKMMATRLEPLGLELSMFPRNLVALLKNGSAWN
- a CDS encoding KH domain-containing protein, translated to MKIVKIPKERVGALIGQGGETKKFLERKTGMRISIDAEEGEVYFDDTNVEDPLLPLKVMDIIKAIGRGFAPQKAFRLLDDDEYLELIEIDDYVGKTKNQLVRVRARVIGAGGKTRRIIEDLVGVNISIYGDTVCIIGNSAQMPVARTAVDMLLSGSEHATVYRYLERKRATLRITEMGFDI